A genomic region of Lagenorhynchus albirostris chromosome 18, mLagAlb1.1, whole genome shotgun sequence contains the following coding sequences:
- the ZC3H13 gene encoding zinc finger CCCH domain-containing protein 13 isoform X5, translating to MSKIRRKVTVENTKTISDSTSRRPSVFERLGPSTGSTAETQCRNWLKTGNCLYGNTCRFVHGPSPRGKGYSSNYRRSTSPAGQHHSPISSRHHSSSSQSGSSIQRHSPSPRRKRTPSPSYQRTVTPPLRRSASPYPSHSLSSPQRKQSPPRHRSPMREKGRHDHERTSQSHDRRHERREETRGKRDREKDTREEREYEQDQSSSRDHRDDREPRDGRDRRDARDTRDRRELRDSRDIRDSREMRDYSRDNKESRDPRDSRSTRDAHDYRDRESRDAHRKEDAYQEESRSYGRNHLREESSRTEIRNESRNESRSEIRNDRMGRSRGRGPELPEKGSRGTRGSQIDSHSSTSNYHDSWETRSSYPERDRYPERDNRDQARDSSFERRHGERDRRDNRERALIFFTSCCPYPLPPVFSGPAGGTEKIRDQRPSSPIRHQGRNDEIERDERREERRVDRTDDRRDERPRERDRERERERERERERERDREREKERELERERAREREREREREKERDRERERDRDHDRERERERERDREKEREREREERERERERERERERERERAREREKERERQREWEDKDKGREDRREKREDIREDRNPRDGHEERKSKKRYRNEGSPSPRQSPKRRREHSPDSDTYNSGDDKNEKHRLLSQVVRPQESRSLSPSHLTEDRQGRWKEEDRKPERKESSRRYEEQEFKEKVSSVDKQREQTEIMESSRTRSQDMIGHHPCEDRDTSDRAHDENKKKAKIQKKPIKKKKDDDVGMDRGNTETTSEDGQVFSPKKGQKKKTVEKKRKRSKGDSDISDEEAVQQSKKKRGPRTPPITAKEELVEMHNDKDGTMEDPQKKEDTAFSDWSDEDVPDRAEVTEAEHAATAATPGRTPSPSSLPPPPPPLATTTTPAATTFNTLTATISTSSTPANTTNTFTSEDSHRKCHRTRVEKVEAPHVTIEDAPHRKPVDQKRSSSLGSNRSNRSHTSGRLRSPSNDSAHRSGDDQSGRKRVLHSGSRDREKTKSLEITGERKSRIDQLKRGEPSRSTSSDRQDSRSHSSRRSSPESDRQVHSRSGSFDSRDRLQDRDRYEHERERERERRDTRQREWERDADKDWPRNRDRDRLRERERERDKRRDLDRERERLISDSMERDRDRDRDRTFESPQIESVKRSEAKLESEHERDLEGTFRDSLALDKERMDKDLGSLQGFEDTNKAERTESMEAGDDESKLDDVHSLGSGAGEGYEPISDDELDEILAGDAEKREDQQDEEKMPDPLDVIDVDWSGLMPKHPKEPREPGAALLKFTPGAIMLRIGISKKLAGSELFTKVKETCQRLLEKPKDADNLFEHELGALNMAALLRKEERASLLSNLGPCCKALCFRRDSAIRKQLVKNEKGTVKQAYTNAPVVDNELLRLSLRLFKRKTTCHTSGPEKTEDNKLSQSSIQQELCVS from the exons GTCCACTTCCCCAGCAGGACAGCATCATTCTCCTATATCTTCTAGACATCACTCATCTTCCTCACAATCAGGATCATCTATTCAAAGACATTCTCCTTCTCCTCGCCGAAAAAGAACTCCTTCACCATCTTATCAGAGGACAGTAACTCCACCTTTACGCCGCTCTGCTTCTCCCTATCCTTCAcactctctgtcttctcctcagAGAAAGCAGAGTCCCCCAAGACATCGGTCTCCAATGAGAGAAAAAGGGAGGCATGATCATGAACGCACTTCACAGTCTCATGATCGGCGTCATGAAAGGAGGGAAG AGACTAGAGGAAAAAGGGATAGAGAAAAGGACACAAGAGAAGAACGAGAGTATGAACAGGATCAGAGCTCTTCCAGAGACCACAGAGATGACAGAGAACCTCGAGATGGTCGGGATCGGAGAGATGCCAGAGATACTAGAGACCGAAGGGAACTAAGAGACTCCAGAGACATTCGGGACTCCAGGGAGATGCGAGATTACAGCAGAGATAACAAAGAGAGCCGTGATCCCAGAGATTCTCGGTCTACTCGTGATGCCCACGACTACAGGGACCGTGAAAGTCGAGATGCTCATCGAAAGGAGGATGCATATCAGGAAGAATCCCGAAGTTATGGCAGAAACCATTTGAGAGAAGAAAGTTCTCGCACTGAAATAAGAAATGAGTCCAGAAATGAGTCTCGAAGTGAAATTAGGAATGATCGGATGGGCAGAAGTAGGGGAAGAGGTCCAGAGTTACCTGAAAAGG GAAGTCGAGGCACAAGAGGTTCTCAAATTGATAGTCACAGTAGTACTAGCAACTATCATGACAGCTGGGAAACTCGAAGTAGCTATCCTGAAAGAGACAGATATCCTGAAAGAGACAACAGAGATCAAGCAAGAGATTCTTCCTTTGAGAGAAGACATGGAGAGAGAGACCGTCGTGACAACAGAGAGAGAG ctctTATCTTCTTCACCTCCTGCTGCCCCTATCCTTTGCCACCAGTGTTCTCAGGTCCTGCTGGGGGGACAGAGAAGATCAGAG ATCAAAGACCAAGCTCACCAATTCGACATCAGGGAAGGAATGACGAGATTGAGCGTGATGAAAGAAGAGAGGAACGAAGAGTAGACAGAACGGATGATAGAAGAGACGAAAGGCCCAGGGAAAGAGATCGGGAAAGAGAGCGGGagcgggagagagagagggaacggGAGAGGGAtcgggagagagagaaagaaagagaactagaAAGAGAGCGCGCTAGGGAacgggagagggagagagagagggagaaagagagagaccgggaaagagagagagatcggGACCACgatagagagagggaaagagagagggagcgaGACAGGGAAAAAGAGCGGGAgcgggagagagaagaaagggagcgGGAGAGAGagcgggagagggagagagagcgagagcgagaaagagcgagagaaagggagaaagagcgAGAACGCCAGAGGGAGTGGGAAGACAAAGACAAAGGACGAGAGGACCGCAGAGAAAAGCGGGAAGATATCCGAGAAGACAGGAATCCAAGAGATGGGCACGAGGAGAGAAAATCAAA GAAGCGCTATAGAAATGAAGGGAGTCCTAGCCCTCGTCAGTCACCTAAGCGCCGGCGAGAACATTCTCCTGACAGTGACACCTACAACAGTGGAGATGATAAAA ATGAAAAACACAGACTCTTGAGCCAGGTTGTTCGACCTCAAGAATCTCGTTCTCTTAGTCCATCCCACCTTACAGAAGACAGGCAGGGTAGGTGGAAAGAGGAAGATCgtaaaccagaaagaaaagaaagttcaaGGCGCTATGAAGAGCAGGAGTTCAAAGAGAAAGTTTCTTCTGTAGATAAGCAGAGAGAACAGACAGAAATCATGGAGAGCTCAAGAACTCGTTCACAAGACATGATAGGACACCACCCATGTGAAGATCGAGACACATCTGATCGAGCTCatgatgaaaataagaaaaaagcaaaaattcaaaagaaacctattaagaaaaagaaagatgatgatGTTGGAATGGACAGGGGTAACACAGAGACAACGTCTGAAGATGGTCAAGTATTTTCACcaaaaaaaggacagaagaagAAAACCGTTGAAAAAAAGCGTAAAAGGTCCAAAGGTGATTCTGACATTTCTGATGAAGAAGCAGTCCAGCAGAGTAAGAAGAAGAGAGGCCCACGGACTCCCCCTATCACAGCCAAGGAGGAATTGGTTGAAATGCACAATGATAAGGATGGCACTATGGAGGATCCtcagaagaaagaagatacagcGTTCAGTGACTGGTCTGATGAGGACGTGCCTGACCGTGCAGAGGTGACAGAAGCAGAGCACGCTGCCACAGCTGCTACTCCTGGAAGGACTCCTTCCCcgtcttctcttcctcctcctcctcctcctcttgccACGACGACAACTCCTGCTGCCACCACCTTCAACACGTTGACCGCCACCATTTCCACCTCTTCCACCCCAGCCAACACCACCAACACTTTTACCAGTGAAGACTCACATAGAAAATGCCATAGAACACGAGTGGAAAAGGTAGAGGCACCTCATGTTACTATAGAAGATGCACCACATCGCAAGCCAGTGGATCAAAAGAGGAGTAGCAGCCTTGGCAGCAATCGGAGTAATCGTAGTCATACATCTGGCCGTCTCCGCTCCCCGTCCAATGATTCTGCACATCGAAGTGGGGATGACCAAAGTGGTCGAAAGAGAGTACTGCATAGTGGctcaagagacagagaaaaaacaaaaagtctagAAATCACAGGAGAGAGAAAATCTAGGATTGATCAGCTAAAGCGTGGAGAACCCAGTCGAAGTACTTCTTCAG ATCGCCAGGATTCAAGAAGCCATAGTTCAAGAAGAAGTTCTCCTGAGTCAGATCGACAGGTCCATTCAAGATCAGGGTCGTTTGATAGCAGAGATAGGCTTCAAGATCGTGATCGTTACGAGCATGAGAGAGagcgggagagagagaggagagatacACGGCAGAGAGAATGGGAGCGAGATGCCGATAAAGATTGGCCCCGGAACAGGGACCGAGATCGACTACGGGAACGGGAGAGAGAACGAGACAAAAGGAGAGACTTGGACAGGGAAAGGGAGAGATTAATCTCTGATTCTATGGAaagggacagggacagggacagagacagaacTTTTGAGAGTCCTCAAATAGAGTCTGTAAAACGCAGTGAAGCAAAACTGGAGAGTGAACATGAGAGAGACCTAGAAGGCACTTTCCGGGACTCTTTAGCTTTGGATaaagaaagaatggataaagatctAGGATCTCTGCAGGGATTTGAAGATACAAATAAAGCTGAGAGAACAGAGAGTATGGAAG CAGGAGATGACGAATCCAAGTTAGATGATGTGCATTCGTTAGGATCTGGTGCTGGAGAAGGATATGAGCCAATTAGTGATGATGAACTAGATGAAATTCTGGCAGGTGATGCTGAAAAGAGGGAGGACCAACAGGATGAGGAGAAGATGCCAG ATCCATTAGATGTGATAGATGTGGACTGGTCTGGTCTTATGCCAAAGCATCCAAAAGAACCACGAGAGCCTGGGGCTGCACTCTTAAAATTCACGCCTGGAGCCATTATGCTGAGAATTGGGATCTCTAAAAAGTTGGCTGGTTCTGAACTCTTtactaaagtcaaagaaacatgTCAGAGACTTCTAGAAAAACCCAAAG acGCAGACAATCTTTTTGAACATGAATTGGGGGCTCTCAACATGGCTGCATTACTACGAAAAGAGGAACGAGCAAGTCTTCTTAGTAATCTTGGACCATGCTGTAAAGCATTATGCTTCAGGCGGGATTCTGCAATCCGGAAGCAGCTTGTTAAAAATGAGAAG
- the ZC3H13 gene encoding zinc finger CCCH domain-containing protein 13 isoform X6 → MERTEDEILKDREKKETSQDSGVCNQRSTSPAGQHHSPISSRHHSSSSQSGSSIQRHSPSPRRKRTPSPSYQRTVTPPLRRSASPYPSHSLSSPQRKQSPPRHRSPMREKGRHDHERTSQSHDRRHERREETRGKRDREKDTREEREYEQDQSSSRDHRDDREPRDGRDRRDARDTRDRRELRDSRDIRDSREMRDYSRDNKESRDPRDSRSTRDAHDYRDRESRDAHRKEDAYQEESRSYGRNHLREESSRTEIRNESRNESRSEIRNDRMGRSRGRGPELPEKGSRGTRGSQIDSHSSTSNYHDSWETRSSYPERDRYPERDNRDQARDSSFERRHGERDRRDNRERALIFFTSCCPYPLPPVFSGPAGGTEKIRDQRPSSPIRHQGRNDEIERDERREERRVDRTDDRRDERPRERDRERERERERERERERDREREKERELERERAREREREREREKERDRERERDRDHDRERERERERDREKEREREREERERERERERERERERERAREREKERERQREWEDKDKGREDRREKREDIREDRNPRDGHEERKSKKRYRNEGSPSPRQSPKRRREHSPDSDTYNSGDDKNEKHRLLSQVVRPQESRSLSPSHLTEDRQGRWKEEDRKPERKESSRRYEEQEFKEKVSSVDKQREQTEIMESSRTRSQDMIGHHPCEDRDTSDRAHDENKKKAKIQKKPIKKKKDDDVGMDRGNTETTSEDGQVFSPKKGQKKKTVEKKRKRSKGDSDISDEEAVQQSKKKRGPRTPPITAKEELVEMHNDKDGTMEDPQKKEDTAFSDWSDEDVPDRAEVTEAEHAATAATPGRTPSPSSLPPPPPPLATTTTPAATTFNTLTATISTSSTPANTTNTFTSEDSHRKCHRTRVEKVEAPHVTIEDAPHRKPVDQKRSSSLGSNRSNRSHTSGRLRSPSNDSAHRSGDDQSGRKRVLHSGSRDREKTKSLEITGERKSRIDQLKRGEPSRSTSSDRQDSRSHSSRRSSPESDRQVHSRSGSFDSRDRLQDRDRYEHERERERERRDTRQREWERDADKDWPRNRDRDRLRERERERDKRRDLDRERERLISDSMERDRDRDRDRTFESPQIESVKRSEAKLESEHERDLEGTFRDSLALDKERMDKDLGSLQGFEDTNKAERTESMEAGDDESKLDDVHSLGSGAGEGYEPISDDELDEILAGDAEKREDQQDEEKMPDPLDVIDVDWSGLMPKHPKEPREPGAALLKFTPGAIMLRIGISKKLAGSELFTKVKETCQRLLEKPKDADNLFEHELGALNMAALLRKEERASLLSNLGPCCKALCFRRDSAIRKQLVKNEKGTVKQAYTNAPVVDNELLRLSLRLFKRKTTCHTSGPEKTEDNKLSQSSIQQELCVS, encoded by the exons GTCCACTTCCCCAGCAGGACAGCATCATTCTCCTATATCTTCTAGACATCACTCATCTTCCTCACAATCAGGATCATCTATTCAAAGACATTCTCCTTCTCCTCGCCGAAAAAGAACTCCTTCACCATCTTATCAGAGGACAGTAACTCCACCTTTACGCCGCTCTGCTTCTCCCTATCCTTCAcactctctgtcttctcctcagAGAAAGCAGAGTCCCCCAAGACATCGGTCTCCAATGAGAGAAAAAGGGAGGCATGATCATGAACGCACTTCACAGTCTCATGATCGGCGTCATGAAAGGAGGGAAG AGACTAGAGGAAAAAGGGATAGAGAAAAGGACACAAGAGAAGAACGAGAGTATGAACAGGATCAGAGCTCTTCCAGAGACCACAGAGATGACAGAGAACCTCGAGATGGTCGGGATCGGAGAGATGCCAGAGATACTAGAGACCGAAGGGAACTAAGAGACTCCAGAGACATTCGGGACTCCAGGGAGATGCGAGATTACAGCAGAGATAACAAAGAGAGCCGTGATCCCAGAGATTCTCGGTCTACTCGTGATGCCCACGACTACAGGGACCGTGAAAGTCGAGATGCTCATCGAAAGGAGGATGCATATCAGGAAGAATCCCGAAGTTATGGCAGAAACCATTTGAGAGAAGAAAGTTCTCGCACTGAAATAAGAAATGAGTCCAGAAATGAGTCTCGAAGTGAAATTAGGAATGATCGGATGGGCAGAAGTAGGGGAAGAGGTCCAGAGTTACCTGAAAAGG GAAGTCGAGGCACAAGAGGTTCTCAAATTGATAGTCACAGTAGTACTAGCAACTATCATGACAGCTGGGAAACTCGAAGTAGCTATCCTGAAAGAGACAGATATCCTGAAAGAGACAACAGAGATCAAGCAAGAGATTCTTCCTTTGAGAGAAGACATGGAGAGAGAGACCGTCGTGACAACAGAGAGAGAG ctctTATCTTCTTCACCTCCTGCTGCCCCTATCCTTTGCCACCAGTGTTCTCAGGTCCTGCTGGGGGGACAGAGAAGATCAGAG ATCAAAGACCAAGCTCACCAATTCGACATCAGGGAAGGAATGACGAGATTGAGCGTGATGAAAGAAGAGAGGAACGAAGAGTAGACAGAACGGATGATAGAAGAGACGAAAGGCCCAGGGAAAGAGATCGGGAAAGAGAGCGGGagcgggagagagagagggaacggGAGAGGGAtcgggagagagagaaagaaagagaactagaAAGAGAGCGCGCTAGGGAacgggagagggagagagagagggagaaagagagagaccgggaaagagagagagatcggGACCACgatagagagagggaaagagagagggagcgaGACAGGGAAAAAGAGCGGGAgcgggagagagaagaaagggagcgGGAGAGAGagcgggagagggagagagagcgagagcgagaaagagcgagagaaagggagaaagagcgAGAACGCCAGAGGGAGTGGGAAGACAAAGACAAAGGACGAGAGGACCGCAGAGAAAAGCGGGAAGATATCCGAGAAGACAGGAATCCAAGAGATGGGCACGAGGAGAGAAAATCAAA GAAGCGCTATAGAAATGAAGGGAGTCCTAGCCCTCGTCAGTCACCTAAGCGCCGGCGAGAACATTCTCCTGACAGTGACACCTACAACAGTGGAGATGATAAAA ATGAAAAACACAGACTCTTGAGCCAGGTTGTTCGACCTCAAGAATCTCGTTCTCTTAGTCCATCCCACCTTACAGAAGACAGGCAGGGTAGGTGGAAAGAGGAAGATCgtaaaccagaaagaaaagaaagttcaaGGCGCTATGAAGAGCAGGAGTTCAAAGAGAAAGTTTCTTCTGTAGATAAGCAGAGAGAACAGACAGAAATCATGGAGAGCTCAAGAACTCGTTCACAAGACATGATAGGACACCACCCATGTGAAGATCGAGACACATCTGATCGAGCTCatgatgaaaataagaaaaaagcaaaaattcaaaagaaacctattaagaaaaagaaagatgatgatGTTGGAATGGACAGGGGTAACACAGAGACAACGTCTGAAGATGGTCAAGTATTTTCACcaaaaaaaggacagaagaagAAAACCGTTGAAAAAAAGCGTAAAAGGTCCAAAGGTGATTCTGACATTTCTGATGAAGAAGCAGTCCAGCAGAGTAAGAAGAAGAGAGGCCCACGGACTCCCCCTATCACAGCCAAGGAGGAATTGGTTGAAATGCACAATGATAAGGATGGCACTATGGAGGATCCtcagaagaaagaagatacagcGTTCAGTGACTGGTCTGATGAGGACGTGCCTGACCGTGCAGAGGTGACAGAAGCAGAGCACGCTGCCACAGCTGCTACTCCTGGAAGGACTCCTTCCCcgtcttctcttcctcctcctcctcctcctcttgccACGACGACAACTCCTGCTGCCACCACCTTCAACACGTTGACCGCCACCATTTCCACCTCTTCCACCCCAGCCAACACCACCAACACTTTTACCAGTGAAGACTCACATAGAAAATGCCATAGAACACGAGTGGAAAAGGTAGAGGCACCTCATGTTACTATAGAAGATGCACCACATCGCAAGCCAGTGGATCAAAAGAGGAGTAGCAGCCTTGGCAGCAATCGGAGTAATCGTAGTCATACATCTGGCCGTCTCCGCTCCCCGTCCAATGATTCTGCACATCGAAGTGGGGATGACCAAAGTGGTCGAAAGAGAGTACTGCATAGTGGctcaagagacagagaaaaaacaaaaagtctagAAATCACAGGAGAGAGAAAATCTAGGATTGATCAGCTAAAGCGTGGAGAACCCAGTCGAAGTACTTCTTCAG ATCGCCAGGATTCAAGAAGCCATAGTTCAAGAAGAAGTTCTCCTGAGTCAGATCGACAGGTCCATTCAAGATCAGGGTCGTTTGATAGCAGAGATAGGCTTCAAGATCGTGATCGTTACGAGCATGAGAGAGagcgggagagagagaggagagatacACGGCAGAGAGAATGGGAGCGAGATGCCGATAAAGATTGGCCCCGGAACAGGGACCGAGATCGACTACGGGAACGGGAGAGAGAACGAGACAAAAGGAGAGACTTGGACAGGGAAAGGGAGAGATTAATCTCTGATTCTATGGAaagggacagggacagggacagagacagaacTTTTGAGAGTCCTCAAATAGAGTCTGTAAAACGCAGTGAAGCAAAACTGGAGAGTGAACATGAGAGAGACCTAGAAGGCACTTTCCGGGACTCTTTAGCTTTGGATaaagaaagaatggataaagatctAGGATCTCTGCAGGGATTTGAAGATACAAATAAAGCTGAGAGAACAGAGAGTATGGAAG CAGGAGATGACGAATCCAAGTTAGATGATGTGCATTCGTTAGGATCTGGTGCTGGAGAAGGATATGAGCCAATTAGTGATGATGAACTAGATGAAATTCTGGCAGGTGATGCTGAAAAGAGGGAGGACCAACAGGATGAGGAGAAGATGCCAG ATCCATTAGATGTGATAGATGTGGACTGGTCTGGTCTTATGCCAAAGCATCCAAAAGAACCACGAGAGCCTGGGGCTGCACTCTTAAAATTCACGCCTGGAGCCATTATGCTGAGAATTGGGATCTCTAAAAAGTTGGCTGGTTCTGAACTCTTtactaaagtcaaagaaacatgTCAGAGACTTCTAGAAAAACCCAAAG acGCAGACAATCTTTTTGAACATGAATTGGGGGCTCTCAACATGGCTGCATTACTACGAAAAGAGGAACGAGCAAGTCTTCTTAGTAATCTTGGACCATGCTGTAAAGCATTATGCTTCAGGCGGGATTCTGCAATCCGGAAGCAGCTTGTTAAAAATGAGAAG